ATATAGCGACGAATTCTGTAGAAACCTCAACGTCACATACGCATACAATAACTATTGATGCTTTTAATAGCGGCGGCCAGGCTTTTGACATAGTGCCGGCTTTTTACACAGTGATCTATATAATGAAAATAGCTTAAATTTAAAAACTGGCGCGGGCAGGAACGCGGATGCGGCTGGAATAAATCGGTTTGCTTTAGCTGCTAATTTTGCTGTAAAATGAATTCCATTTTTAGGGTGGCGTAGCCAAGTGGTAAGGCAGCGGTCTGCAAAACCGCTATGCGCCGGTTCAAATCCGGCCGCCACCTCCAAAAATGTTCCAAAGCCATGATTATTAGGGTGGCGTAACGTCGCGCTTCGCGCTCGTTGGCCTCACTTAACTTCGGGCTAAAGCCCTTGTTAAGTTCGGCTACGCCAAGTGGTAAGGCAGCGGTCTGCCGTTTTAAGCCGGTTCACTGTCCGCTTGGTTAGCGGACAGTATTTCCTCGCCTGTAGAGAATTTCAGGCTCGGTCACAAATCCGGCCGCCACCTCCAAACGAGGAATATGCCAATTTGTGCCCGGACACACCAGATGTAGCGTATATACGCTACATATAGCGTGTCCGCCTTTCATCTAAAATATGCTAAGATTGACCTGTTTTGGGGGAAAAATGTCCGAGCAGCGGATCATTAATTCATTTATCGAGCTGGTGAAGATCAACTCCACTTCGCGCAACGAAGCGGCGATCCGTAAATATTTGCTCGGCCAGCTGCGGCAGCTGGATTACCGACCGGCGGCGGATAAAAAAGGCAATATTCATTTGACCGTCAACGGCGCGCAGGTCAACGGCCCGGTTATTCTTTTTAACGCGCATCTGGACACGGTGACGCCGGGCAATAATGTTCAGCCAAAAATTTTGCGGGACAGGATCGTCAGCGGCGGAGATACAGTGCTGGGCGCGGATGACAAAGCCGGTCTGGCCGGCATACTGGAAATGCTGCGCCTGCTCAAAGAGAAAAAAATTCTGTTCCACAAAATAAAGATTATTCTGACCGTCGAGGAGGAGATCGGTTTACGCGGCGCCAAGGCTTTGCGTTTTGAGGACGTCAAGGCGGATTATTGTTTTGTGCTGGACAGTGACGGCGACGTCGGTACGGTGGTCAACCAGGCTCCCGCGCAGGAGATTTTGGATTTTTTGGTCAGAGGTAAATCGGCGCACGCCGGGCTGAATCCCGAGGACGGTGTGAATGCGATAAAAATCGCCGGTCTGGCCATTGCCAGGATCAAGAGCGGCCGTATCGACAGCGAGACCACGGCGAATATCGGAATTATCCGGGGCGGCTCGGCCAATAATATCGTGCCGGATGAAGCGCTGGTCAAAGCCGAAGCGCGCAGCCGTAATGAACAAAAACTGCAAAAACAAATTCGTTCTATGCTCAGCGCTTTTCAAAACGCCGCGCAAAAATTGGGCGGTTCGGTGGAGATTAAGCGCGCGCGGGAATACGAGGCCGTCGATCAACCGGCGGATTCGGCGATCGTAAAGATCACCCGCGCCGCCGCGCAAAAAATGAATTTGCCGCACAAAGTCGTGGCTTCCGGCGGTGGTTCTGACGCGGCGCTGATCTTTGGCTACGGAGTGCCCACGGTCGGCCTGGGTATCGGCATGGAAAACGTCCATTCCACGCGCGAGTATATCACGCTGCGCAATCTGATCTTGCTGCCCAAATACTTACTGGCCTTGATCCAGGCCGCTAGCGCTTATGAACGCGCCGCACGTCGCTAGATTTTTGGACTATCTGCTCTACGAACGCGGCTATTCGCCGCTGACCGCCGAGGCTTACGCCAATGACTTGCAACATTTTATCCGGACGTATCCCGCTTATCTGGCTTTAGACCGTCTGACTTTGGAAAAATATGCCGAGGAACTGCCGGCTGGCCTGGCCCATGCTTCGGTCTCGCGTAAACTTGCGGCGGTCAAGGCCTTTTATAAATTTTTGTATCAGGAAGACATTGTTCCGCAAAATCCGGCCGCCGAACTGGCTATGCCCAAACTGCCGACGCGCCTGCCCAGGGTCTTGTCGCAAAAAGAGACCGCGCGGATTTTGGCGGCGGCCGCTCTGTCCGCGCGCGACCGCGCGGCGCTGGAGCTGCTGTATTCTGCCGGTGTGCGGGTGAGCGAGCTGGCGCAGATCAAATTAACCGAGGTAAACTTTGCCGAATGTTTTTTAAAAGTCAAAGGCAAAGGCTCCAAAGAGCGTCTCGTGCCTTTGTCCGCGCGCGCGCTGGCGGCGGCCAAAGCCTATATCGAGGAAGACCGCGCGCGTTTGAAAAACCCCGCGCCGGAATTATTTCTTTCACGCAACGGACGCGCCTTGACGCGGCAAATGGTCTGGCTGATCGTGAAGCGTTTGGCGCGGCAGGCCGGGACGCTGAAAAATATCTCGCCGCACACTTTCCGCCATTCTCTGGCGACGCATTTGATCGAGAACGGCGCGGATGTGCGTACTGTGCAGGAAATACTCGGCCACGCCAATATTGCCACAACGCAGATCTACACTTCCGTATCGCGCGAACATTTGCGGCGTGTTTACGCCAGCGCGCATCCGCGGCAGTGATGCTGTAAATTGTTTATTGGGGAGGACGAAATGGATTTTGTAGTTGTCGATATAGAGAACACCAGTTTGCAGCCGCCGAATAACGAAATTATCGAGATCGGCGCGGTGCGTCTGCAGAAAAAAGACGGCCGCTACCAGCTGACCGACCGCTATTCCCAGCTCGTCAAGCCGTTCCATGAAATACCGCCGGTGGTGCAACATTTGACCGGCATCACCGCGCGGACAGTCAAGGACGCGCCGCGTTTTCGGGAGATTGCTGGCGAGTTCCGGGATTTTGTCGGCGACGCGGTGTTTGTCGCGCACAACGCGCAGTTTGATTTGAGTTTGATCGACGATTCTTTGGCGCGTTTGGATCAGCCGCCGCTGGGTCGGCCGTGTTTGGACACGCAGGATATGGTGGCGATCGCTTTTCCAGCGCAGTCCTCGCACCGGCTGGGTGATCTGGTCAAAAGTCTCGACATCGAAGCCGACGCGCATCTGCACCGCGCGCTGGCTGACGCGGAAGCTACGGCCAGGCTTTTGCTCAAAAGTTTTGCAGCCATTGCCGCGCTGCCGCCCGCGGTCTTTCAGCAAATGCGCCGGCTGCTGAAAGATTATCAGGGCGTGGAAAAAGACGTGCTGGAAATGCTGGCGCAGGACAAGCCGGCGGAACGTTCTGCTGGCGGCTGGAAAAACGCGATCGGTGAAAAACAGCGTTTCGAGAAATCTTTGTATTTGCAGGAAAAAGAAACTGCCGACGCGCTGGAGCTGGATCTCGCGGCGGAATACTTTGCGGCGGATGGCAAATTTAAAGATTTTCCGCATTACGAGCACCGGCCGCAGCAGCAGGAAATGGCCGCGGAAATAATCACGGCTTTCAATAACGGCGAGCATTTGCTGCTGGAGGCCGGCACCGGCAGCGGTAAATCCGCGGCCTATCTGATCTCCGCGCTGCTTTGGCTCAAGCGGAACGGCGGCCCGCTGGTGGTTTCCACGCGCACTAAAACTCTGCAGGATCAGCTGGTCGAAAAAGATATTCCAGCGGTGCTCAAACTTTTTCCGGACGACCAGTTCCAGATCATGGTGCTGAAGGGCCGGCAAAATTACGTTTGTCTGCGGCGTTTTGAGGAATTGGCGCGGCAGCTGATCCTGAACAAAAGTAAAGATATTGCTAAAATTTTGCCGTTGTTTTCCTGGCTGGTGTCCACCGCGCAGGGCGATCTCTCCGAGCTGCATACCAGTATTGAACGTAAATATCATTATCAAGTTTGTTCGGAAGGACTGACCTGTCTGGGTGACGCCTGTCCGGACAGGGCCAAATGTTTTTTGCAGCACGCGCGGCGGCAGGCCAAATTTGCCGATCTGATCGTGGTCAATCACGCGCTGGTTTTTTCTGATCTACTGGGTGGCGGGCAGCTCCTGCCGAAGCACCGGCAGATTATTTTTGACGAAGCGCATACTTTGGAAGAGGCGGCGACGGACAGCTGGTCCTTGGAGGCCAGCTATGGTTTTTGTACCGACGAAGTGAAAAAACTTGAGCAGCAAGTGCGCCGGTCGGAATTCCTGGGTCTGGCGGGGAAGTTTCGGGAAAATCTGCACGGATATTTTGAGGAATTGTCGCGCGTGGCGCGGGAGTACGCCGTGCCGGGTGAGGAACGCGCGCTGCGAGTCCGCGATCTGCAGAAACGGCCGGCGCTCTGGCAGGCGCTGGAAATGCTGCGGCTGGAAACGACCAAACATTTGCGTAAAATGCAGAAAGCTGTCGACGAGTATCTGGCCGAATTGCCGGAAGACGCGGACACGCAGCCGCTGCGCAGCGCCAAAAATTCTTTGCAGGAATTATGGAAAAAAGTCGAGATCGTCGCCGCCGGCGCGGACAATTATGTCTCCTGGCTGGCTTTGCAAAAAGGCAAAGCGCCTTATGACATCCTGCTCAAGGCCGCGCCGATCGATGTCGGCGCGCTGCTGCAGGAGCATTTGTTCACGCAGCGGGATTCCGTCATTATGGTTTCCGCCACGCTGACGATCAATAACTCTTTTGATTATTTTGCCGGACGCTTTGGTTTTGTGCGGGAGACAGACAGACTGCGCCGCAAGCAGCTTGGCTCGCCGTTCGATTATCAAGAAAAGATGCTTTGTTTGCTGCCGGCCGACCTCGGCGGCGCGGGGAAAAAAGACGCGCAATTGGAGCTGGATATAGACGGGCTGCCGGTGCGCGACGTGCGTGCGGCCGAGCCAAAAGCCGCGGCGGCCACCGAAAAAGAACATCAGCTGCGCGCGGCGGAATATCTGGCGCAGCTGGCGGAGATCACCGAGGGGCGTATGCTGGCGCTTTTTACCAGCTACCGCTCGATGGAGCAGGTATTCAGATATTTCAAAACGCTGGCGGACGACGCCGGGATACAGGCCTATTGTCAAAAAACGCACGGCTCGCGCCGCGCGCTGCTCAACCGCCTGCGCGGCAATAAACGCACAGCGCTTTTCGGCACCAGCTCCTTCTGGGAAGGCGTGGATATTCAGGGTGACGCGCTGTCGGTGGTGGCGATCTTTAAGCTGCCTTTTGCCGTGCCGACCGAGCCGGTGACCGAGGCGCGCAGCGAGGTGGTTGCCGAGCGCGGCGGCAAACCGTTCTTTGAATGTGCGCTGCCGCAGGCGGTGATCCGTTTCAAGCAGGGCGTCGGGCGGCTGATCCGCAGTAAAAAAGACCGCGGTATTATCACTATTCTCGATGAACGGGTCTGGACTAAAAATTACGGCGGGGCTTTTTTGCGTTCTATCCCGGAGTGCGAGATCATCAAAGCCACGCAGGCCGAGATTTTAGCCAAAGCGCGGGAGTGGTTTTAAAATATCTTGTAGACAAATGTGTGACGATAGTGTATCATAGTTAATGAGGAGTTTTTATGCGGTTTGTTGCGGTTAGGGATTTTCGGACTAGCTCGGCGAGTATCTGGCGGGATTTGCCAGCGGAGCAGGAAATGATCATCACCAATAACGGCAAACCGATAGCGCTTTTGACACCTTTGAACGACGCGACTCTGGAGAACACCGTGGCCGCGGTGCGCCGCGCCAAAGCTCTGGATGCCGTAAATGTTATGCAACGGCATTCTGTGAAACTGGGCAATGATAAAATGCCGTTGAAAATGCTTAACCGGCTGATCCGCGCCGCGCGGCAAAGATAGCAATGAAAATTGTTTTGGACACCAACGTTATTGTCTCAGCGTTGATCAATCCTAACGGCGCGCCGGCACGGGTTTTAGCTTTGGTCTTGAGCGGCAAAGTGATTTTATTGTATGACAACCGTGTTTTGGCGGAATATGAAACCGTTTTGCGCCGTATTGAATTTGATTTCCCGCAGGCAGCGATCGCGGATCTCCTCGCTTATCTGAATTCCGCGGGAGAATTTGTCAACGCTGAGCCGCAAAAGGCAAAACTGCCTGATGAGACGGACAGAAAATTTTACGAAATATATAAAAGCGGCGCGGCAGACTATCTGGTGACCGGCAATCTCAAACATTTTCCTCAAGAAAAACGCATCGTCGCGCCGAGAGATTATTTGCGGGAAAGTTACGAGCTATAGGTACAATAGCATTGTCCAAAAATGCAGCGCCGAGCCGGCCAGCACCATAACGTGCCACAATTCATGATAGCCAAAGTGTTTAAATAAATTGGGTTTCTTGAGCGAATACACCGCGCCGCCCAGCGAGTACACCACGCCGCCGCCGATCAGCGGCGGCAAAGCGCCGGGGTCGAGATTGGCCAGCAGCGGCCGCACGGCGATAATGATCAGCCAGCCCATGAGCACATAAACCATCGTGGTCAGCCAGCGCGGTAGATCGATGAATATTGCTTGCAGAGTGATGAACACTACCGCCAGTCCCCAGACCAGCCCGAACAGCGTCCAGCCCCACGCGCCGCGCAGCGTGATCAGGCAAAACGGCGTGTACGTGCCGGCGATCAGCGCGTAAATGGACAGATGGTCAAATTTGCGGAAAACCTGATTTTTGCCGCCCGCGTTTTGCGGCAGCCAGTGATACATTGTGCTCCAAAAGTAAAGTAGAAAAAGCGTGAGGCCAAAAATCGAAAATCCGACGATTTTCCAAATAACATCCTGTCCCGAAGCGATACTTTTAAGTATCAGTAACGCCGTGGCCGGCACAGCTAAAACTGCGCCAAACAGGTGCAAAAGGCCATTGAGCGGTTCTTTAAGCGTCATAATCGGCATCATAACATGAAATGGCGGGCGACGGCTGACCGCAGAGTTTTTCTATGCCGGCCAGCGTCTCCCATAATTTACCTTTCCAGCAGCTCCGCGCCGAAATAACAGGACAGGCCGTGCAGATAGTTGAGGTATCTGGACTTGACCTGCTCCAGCGCGCCGTCAAAAGAGATACGCACCGAGCGTCCGCTCTGCAGACAGGAACGCACATTTTTTAAACTGTCACAGGAAGAGATATTCACCGTGTTGAAACGCCGGAAAACATTCAATCCCTTGCAACCCAGAATTATCGAAGCGTCAAATTTTGTTCTATTCATTTTCCCCTCCTTTTCCCTCAAGGCCGGCTCGGGGGCGGCCGGCCTAAAAGGGATTTTTTTCGCTGAATGGCGCACGTCGGCCGCAAAGCGGCCTTGTGGGTCTTGCTCCACCGCATT
The sequence above is drawn from the Candidatus Margulisiibacteriota bacterium genome and encodes:
- a CDS encoding M20/M25/M40 family metallo-hydrolase; the protein is MSEQRIINSFIELVKINSTSRNEAAIRKYLLGQLRQLDYRPAADKKGNIHLTVNGAQVNGPVILFNAHLDTVTPGNNVQPKILRDRIVSGGDTVLGADDKAGLAGILEMLRLLKEKKILFHKIKIILTVEEEIGLRGAKALRFEDVKADYCFVLDSDGDVGTVVNQAPAQEILDFLVRGKSAHAGLNPEDGVNAIKIAGLAIARIKSGRIDSETTANIGIIRGGSANNIVPDEALVKAEARSRNEQKLQKQIRSMLSAFQNAAQKLGGSVEIKRAREYEAVDQPADSAIVKITRAAAQKMNLPHKVVASGGGSDAALIFGYGVPTVGLGIGMENVHSTREYITLRNLILLPKYLLALIQAASAYERAARR
- a CDS encoding tyrosine recombinase — protein: MNAPHVARFLDYLLYERGYSPLTAEAYANDLQHFIRTYPAYLALDRLTLEKYAEELPAGLAHASVSRKLAAVKAFYKFLYQEDIVPQNPAAELAMPKLPTRLPRVLSQKETARILAAAALSARDRAALELLYSAGVRVSELAQIKLTEVNFAECFLKVKGKGSKERLVPLSARALAAAKAYIEEDRARLKNPAPELFLSRNGRALTRQMVWLIVKRLARQAGTLKNISPHTFRHSLATHLIENGADVRTVQEILGHANIATTQIYTSVSREHLRRVYASAHPRQ
- a CDS encoding DEAD/DEAH box helicase; protein product: MDFVVVDIENTSLQPPNNEIIEIGAVRLQKKDGRYQLTDRYSQLVKPFHEIPPVVQHLTGITARTVKDAPRFREIAGEFRDFVGDAVFVAHNAQFDLSLIDDSLARLDQPPLGRPCLDTQDMVAIAFPAQSSHRLGDLVKSLDIEADAHLHRALADAEATARLLLKSFAAIAALPPAVFQQMRRLLKDYQGVEKDVLEMLAQDKPAERSAGGWKNAIGEKQRFEKSLYLQEKETADALELDLAAEYFAADGKFKDFPHYEHRPQQQEMAAEIITAFNNGEHLLLEAGTGSGKSAAYLISALLWLKRNGGPLVVSTRTKTLQDQLVEKDIPAVLKLFPDDQFQIMVLKGRQNYVCLRRFEELARQLILNKSKDIAKILPLFSWLVSTAQGDLSELHTSIERKYHYQVCSEGLTCLGDACPDRAKCFLQHARRQAKFADLIVVNHALVFSDLLGGGQLLPKHRQIIFDEAHTLEEAATDSWSLEASYGFCTDEVKKLEQQVRRSEFLGLAGKFRENLHGYFEELSRVAREYAVPGEERALRVRDLQKRPALWQALEMLRLETTKHLRKMQKAVDEYLAELPEDADTQPLRSAKNSLQELWKKVEIVAAGADNYVSWLALQKGKAPYDILLKAAPIDVGALLQEHLFTQRDSVIMVSATLTINNSFDYFAGRFGFVRETDRLRRKQLGSPFDYQEKMLCLLPADLGGAGKKDAQLELDIDGLPVRDVRAAEPKAAAATEKEHQLRAAEYLAQLAEITEGRMLALFTSYRSMEQVFRYFKTLADDAGIQAYCQKTHGSRRALLNRLRGNKRTALFGTSSFWEGVDIQGDALSVVAIFKLPFAVPTEPVTEARSEVVAERGGKPFFECALPQAVIRFKQGVGRLIRSKKDRGIITILDERVWTKNYGGAFLRSIPECEIIKATQAEILAKAREWF
- a CDS encoding type II toxin-antitoxin system Phd/YefM family antitoxin; this encodes MRFVAVRDFRTSSASIWRDLPAEQEMIITNNGKPIALLTPLNDATLENTVAAVRRAKALDAVNVMQRHSVKLGNDKMPLKMLNRLIRAARQR
- a CDS encoding putative toxin-antitoxin system toxin component, PIN family yields the protein MKIVLDTNVIVSALINPNGAPARVLALVLSGKVILLYDNRVLAEYETVLRRIEFDFPQAAIADLLAYLNSAGEFVNAEPQKAKLPDETDRKFYEIYKSGAADYLVTGNLKHFPQEKRIVAPRDYLRESYEL
- a CDS encoding hemolysin III family protein, coding for MTLKEPLNGLLHLFGAVLAVPATALLILKSIASGQDVIWKIVGFSIFGLTLFLLYFWSTMYHWLPQNAGGKNQVFRKFDHLSIYALIAGTYTPFCLITLRGAWGWTLFGLVWGLAVVFITLQAIFIDLPRWLTTMVYVLMGWLIIIAVRPLLANLDPGALPPLIGGGVVYSLGGAVYSLKKPNLFKHFGYHELWHVMVLAGSALHFWTMLLYL